The proteins below come from a single Ochotona princeps isolate mOchPri1 chromosome 6, mOchPri1.hap1, whole genome shotgun sequence genomic window:
- the OXA1L gene encoding mitochondrial inner membrane protein OXA1L, giving the protein MAMGLMCGRRELLRLLLPQRQFHSIAGPSPWPGQPLTPGLLFPAGRRLGRQPYLLRVAAVPRCLSTSAVWFAEAQVQAPPVPATPSPVVVPEVPAETADAIQAAAEQSFAELGLGSYTPVGLIQNLLEFIHVDLELPWWGAIAACTVFARCLIFPLIVKGQREAAKIHNHVPEIQRFTARIREAKLAGDHAEFYRASSEMTLYQQKHDIKLFKPLILPLTQAPIFISFFIALREMANLPVPSLQTGGLWWFQDLTVSDPTYILPMIVTATMWGVLELGAETGVQSSDLQWMRNVLRVMPLAVLPITIHFPSAVFVYWFSSNLFSLCQVACLRIPAVRTALKIPQRVVHDPDKLPPREGFIKSFKKGWKNAEIAHQLREREQRMQKHLELAARGPLRQTFTQNPLLQPGKSHPSHTPSSGSSGSSNNKPKSRPWHDTLG; this is encoded by the exons ATGGCGATGGGCTTGATGTGCGGACGCCGGGAACTTCTGCGCCTGTTACTACCGCAGCGCCAG TTCCACAGCATCGCTGGCCCATCGCCATGGCCCGGACAGCCGCTGACCCCTGGCCTCCTGTTTCCAGCCGGCCGTCGCTTGGGGCGCCAACCTTACCTGCTCCGTGTGGCCGCCGTCCCCCGCTGCCTCAGTACCTCTGCCGTGTGGTTTGCAGAAGCGCAG GTTCAGGCCCCTCCTGTTCCTGCCACTCCGTCCCCCGTCGTGGTACCTGAGGTGCCTGCCGAGACTGCCGATGCGATCCAGGCTGCTGCAGAACAGAGCTTTGCcgagctgggcctgggctcctACACCCCAGTGGGCCTGATTCAGAACCTGCTGGAATTTATACATGTTGACCTGGAGCTACCATGGTGGGGAGCCATTGCTGCAT GTACAGTCTTTGCCCGCTGCCTGATTTTTCCTCTCATCGTGAAGGGCCAGCGAGAGGCAGCCAAGATCCACAACCATGTGCCAGAGATCCAGAGGTTTACTGCCCGAATCCGAGAGGCCAAGTTGGCAGGAGATCACGCTGAGT TTTATCGGGCCTCCTCAGAGATGACACTTTACCAGCAAAAGCATGATATCAAACTCTTCAAACCTCTGATTCTACCTCTGACTCAG GCTCCGATCTTCATCTCCTTCTTCATTGCCTTGAGAGAGATGGCCAACCTTCCTGTGCCCAGCCTGCAGACAGGTGGCCTCTGGTGGTTCCAGGATCTCACAGTATCTGACCCCACCTATATCTTGCCCATGATAGTCACTGCCACGATGTGGGGTGTCCTGGAG CTAGGTGCTGAGACAGGGGTGCAAAGTTCTGACCTTCAGTGGATGAGAAATGTCCTCAGGGTCATGCCGCTGGCCGTTTTGCCCATCACCATCCACTTCCCCTCG GCAGTGTTTGTCTACTGGTTCTCCTCCAACCTGTTCTCCCTGTGCCAAGTGGCCTGCCTCCGGATCCCTGCCGTACGCACTGCACTGAAAATCCCCCAGCGTGTCGTGCATGACCCTGACAAGTTACCTCCCCGGGAAGGCTTCATAAAGAGCTTCAAAAAAG GTTGGAAGAATGCTGAAATCGCACATCAGCTACGAGAGCGGGAACAACGCATGCAGAAGCACTTGGAGCTGGCGGCCAGGG gCCCCTTAAGACAGACCTTCACCCAAAACCCTCTGCTACAGCCTGGAAAGAGCCACCCTTCCCACACccccagcagtggcagcagcggcagcagcaacaacaaaccaAAGTCAAGACCTTGGCATGACACACTTGGCTGA